One region of Hoeflea sp. 108 genomic DNA includes:
- a CDS encoding VOC family protein produces the protein MAKAIHSMVRVLDEARSLSFYRTAFGLEIADRLDFETFTLVYLSNLETEFEVELTVNKGRAEPYALGDGYGHLAVSVADLDAERARMVAAGLSPKDIVDFAPGGTPLARFFFIEDPDGYKIEVLQRSGRFK, from the coding sequence ATGGCCAAGGCAATCCATTCCATGGTGCGTGTGCTCGATGAAGCGCGCTCGCTGTCATTCTATCGCACGGCTTTCGGCCTCGAAATCGCCGACAGGCTCGACTTCGAGACCTTCACGCTAGTCTATCTCAGCAATCTCGAGACCGAGTTCGAAGTCGAACTGACGGTCAACAAGGGCAGGGCCGAGCCCTATGCCCTCGGCGACGGCTACGGCCATCTCGCCGTGTCGGTGGCCGATCTCGACGCCGAGCGCGCCCGCATGGTTGCCGCTGGGCTCAGCCCCAAGGACATCGTCGACTTCGCGCCGGGCGGTACGCCATTGGCCCGCTTCTTCTTCATTGAAGATCCCGACGGCTACAAGATCGAGGTTTTGCAGAGGAGCGGCCGCTTCAAGTGA
- a CDS encoding RluA family pseudouridine synthase, whose amino-acid sequence MAGVEQITVEAGETGMRLDRWFKSHYPGLGFGHLQKLLRSGQIRVNGGRAKADTRVEPGHVIRIPPLEVDKKNDGPLTARTMRDQDDGDVLAKMLIYEDSKVFVFNKPAGLAVQGGSGVVRHLDDMLEAWRNKKGEKPRLVHRLDRDTSGVLVVARTRLAAMKLSEAFRARETKKTYWALVKGVPPKREDKISTWLIKEQTPDGDRMRVAKHGEKGADHAVSYYRILEQAAQALTWLEMEPYTGRTHQLRVHAAYIGCPIIGDPKYFEHDTNWEFPGGLQNKLHLHARRIVIPHPDHGVIDVTAPMPPHMRQSWNLIGFDDESGEPDA is encoded by the coding sequence ATGGCTGGCGTTGAACAGATCACGGTGGAAGCCGGCGAAACGGGCATGAGGCTCGATCGCTGGTTCAAGTCCCATTATCCGGGGCTCGGCTTCGGCCATCTGCAGAAGCTGTTGCGGTCCGGGCAGATCCGCGTCAATGGCGGCCGCGCCAAGGCCGATACGCGCGTCGAGCCGGGGCATGTGATCCGCATTCCGCCGCTCGAAGTCGACAAGAAGAACGACGGCCCGCTGACGGCGCGCACCATGCGCGACCAGGACGATGGCGATGTCCTGGCCAAGATGCTGATCTATGAAGATTCCAAGGTCTTCGTCTTCAACAAGCCGGCCGGCCTTGCCGTGCAGGGCGGTTCGGGCGTTGTGCGCCACCTCGACGACATGCTGGAAGCCTGGCGCAACAAGAAGGGCGAGAAGCCGCGCCTGGTGCACCGGCTCGACCGCGACACCTCTGGCGTGCTGGTCGTGGCACGCACGCGTCTTGCGGCGATGAAGCTTTCCGAGGCGTTCCGCGCCCGCGAAACCAAGAAGACCTATTGGGCCCTGGTCAAGGGCGTGCCGCCCAAGCGCGAAGACAAGATCTCGACGTGGCTGATCAAGGAGCAGACGCCCGATGGCGACCGCATGCGCGTTGCCAAGCATGGCGAAAAGGGCGCCGATCACGCCGTTTCCTACTATCGCATCCTCGAGCAGGCTGCGCAGGCGCTGACCTGGCTGGAGATGGAGCCCTATACGGGTCGTACGCACCAGTTGCGTGTCCATGCCGCCTATATCGGCTGCCCGATCATCGGCGATCCGAAATATTTTGAGCACGACACCAACTGGGAATTCCCCGGCGGTTTGCAGAACAAGCTGCATCTGCATGCGCGCCGCATCGTCATTCCGCATCCCGATCATGGCGTTATCGACGTCACCGCGCCGATGCCGCCGCATATGCGCCAGAGCTGGAACCTGATCGGTTTCGACGATGAGAGCGGTGAGCCGGACGCTTGA
- the hfq gene encoding RNA chaperone Hfq, which translates to MAERSQNLQDLFLNSVRKSKNPLTIFLINGVKLTGVVTSFDNFCVLLRRDGHSQLVYKHAISTIMPSQPVQMFDGEESQGG; encoded by the coding sequence ATGGCGGAACGATCGCAGAATCTTCAGGACCTGTTCCTGAATTCAGTTCGTAAGAGCAAAAATCCACTCACCATTTTCCTCATTAACGGCGTGAAATTGACCGGGGTAGTAACTTCCTTCGACAATTTCTGTGTTTTGTTGCGCCGTGACGGGCACTCTCAGCTCGTCTACAAGCATGCCATCTCCACGATCATGCCGAGCCAGCCGGTTCAGATGTTCGATGGCGAGGAAAGCCAGGGCGGCTGA
- a CDS encoding HAD family hydrolase, giving the protein MKLVLFDCDGTLVDSVGVIHASMVTTFREAGLPEPDMAATKSIIGLTLDIAIATLLNRAPDAESTRLAGRYKEHFIASRQLPDFEEPLYDGIAELIGTLARRDDVLIGMVTGKSRRGVDRVMETHGFGRHFLTIRTADDCPSKPHPAMVLECCAEMGIDPAVTFVVGDAIYDMQMARNAGARAIGVAWGYHPREGLIASGAHQVLAAPAELLTLID; this is encoded by the coding sequence ATGAAACTGGTTCTGTTCGATTGCGACGGCACGCTCGTCGATAGCGTGGGCGTCATCCACGCCTCGATGGTGACGACGTTCCGCGAGGCCGGTTTGCCGGAACCCGACATGGCGGCCACCAAAAGCATCATTGGCCTCACGCTTGATATCGCCATTGCGACCTTGCTCAATCGCGCCCCCGATGCCGAAAGCACAAGGCTCGCAGGACGTTACAAGGAACACTTCATCGCCTCGCGGCAACTGCCGGACTTCGAGGAGCCGCTCTATGACGGCATTGCTGAACTGATCGGGACGCTTGCTCGGCGCGACGACGTGCTCATCGGCATGGTCACCGGCAAGTCGCGCCGCGGTGTCGATCGGGTGATGGAAACACACGGCTTCGGCCGCCATTTCCTGACCATCCGCACTGCCGACGACTGTCCGTCCAAGCCGCACCCGGCCATGGTGCTGGAATGCTGTGCGGAAATGGGCATCGATCCCGCCGTGACCTTCGTCGTCGGCGACGCCATCTACGACATGCAGATGGCACGGAACGCAGGCGCTCGCGCCATCGGCGTCGCATGGGGCTATCATCCCCGCGAGGGCCTGATTGCGTCGGGCGCGCACCAGGTGCTCGCTGCGCCGGCCGAACTGCTCACCCTTATCGACTAG
- a CDS encoding ribbon-helix-helix domain-containing protein, producing the protein MCKVFAGQDPKGYRQINRSIRIAGHSTSIQLEATFWDLLDEIAASQGLTTPKFISKLYDEAIEINGEIPNFASMLRTTCALYLRGHKPGTDEIEALKRQAA; encoded by the coding sequence ATGTGCAAGGTATTTGCCGGACAGGATCCGAAGGGCTATCGCCAGATCAACCGTTCGATCCGGATCGCCGGACATTCGACCAGCATCCAGCTTGAAGCGACCTTCTGGGACCTGCTTGACGAGATCGCCGCCTCACAGGGACTGACGACGCCAAAATTCATCTCGAAGCTTTATGACGAGGCAATCGAGATCAACGGCGAGATCCCCAATTTCGCTTCAATGCTGCGCACCACCTGTGCGCTCTATCTACGCGGCCACAAGCCGGGCACCGACGAGATCGAAGCCTTGAAGCGCCAGGCAGCCTAG
- the mazG gene encoding nucleoside triphosphate pyrophosphohydrolase, with protein MQPSKDIARLIEIMAALREPKTGCPWDIEQNFQTIAPYTIEEAYEVADAISRNDIDHLKEELGDLLLQVVYHAQMAEEVGEFAFGDVVQAITTKMIRRHPHVFGDAEAREARSAKGMWEKIKAEEKAEKRAARLARGLDPEDHGNGFLDSVPVALPALTRALKLQEKAARVGFDWGEAAPILDKIEEEIGELREAMAKGDQAAVKDEFGDMLFALVNLGRHLQLDSEAALGGTNDKFRKRFHYVEKSLDEAGSSLEAATLDEMETLWQQAKTAK; from the coding sequence ATGCAACCTTCCAAAGACATCGCCCGCCTGATCGAGATCATGGCTGCCCTGCGCGAGCCGAAAACCGGCTGCCCCTGGGATATCGAGCAAAACTTCCAAACGATCGCGCCCTACACGATCGAAGAGGCCTATGAGGTCGCCGACGCGATTTCGCGCAACGACATCGACCACCTGAAGGAAGAACTTGGCGACCTGCTTCTTCAGGTCGTCTACCACGCCCAGATGGCGGAGGAGGTCGGCGAATTCGCTTTCGGCGACGTTGTGCAGGCTATCACCACCAAGATGATCCGCCGCCACCCCCATGTCTTTGGCGACGCCGAGGCGCGCGAGGCCCGTTCCGCCAAGGGCATGTGGGAAAAGATCAAGGCGGAGGAGAAGGCTGAGAAGCGCGCGGCCCGCCTCGCCCGCGGGTTAGACCCCGAAGATCACGGCAACGGCTTTTTGGACTCCGTGCCCGTCGCGCTGCCGGCGCTGACGCGCGCCCTGAAGCTGCAGGAGAAAGCAGCCCGCGTCGGCTTCGACTGGGGCGAAGCCGCACCCATACTCGACAAGATCGAGGAAGAAATCGGCGAATTGCGCGAGGCCATGGCCAAGGGCGACCAGGCGGCGGTCAAGGACGAGTTCGGCGACATGCTGTTTGCGCTGGTCAATCTCGGCCGCCACCTCCAGCTGGATTCGGAGGCGGCGCTCGGCGGGACAAACGACAAGTTCCGCAAGCGCTTCCATTATGTCGAGAAGTCGCTCGACGAGGCAGGCAGCAGCCTTGAAGCGGCAACGCTCGACGAGATGGAAACACTCTGGCAGCAGGCCAAGACGGCGAAGTAG
- the hflX gene encoding GTPase HflX, translated as MGGDKAPTRAVVIVPVLTRQPRNDDDSARPRLARSSEARHDEAVGLTRAIDLEPVHTAVVTINDPRPSTLLGSGKVEEFAEIVKERKAELVIVDHPLTPVQQRNLEKELNAKVLDRTGLILEIFGRRARTKEGTLQVELAHLNYQKGRLVRSWTHLERQRGGAGFLGGPGETQIEADRRALQEKILKLKRELETVRRTRDLHRAKRRKVPFPVVAIVGYTNAGKSTLFNRLTGAGVLAEDMLFATLDPTLRRVRLPHGTPIILSDTVGFISDLPTHLIAAFRATLEEVVEADLVIHLRDISDPDTAAQADDVERILADLGVDAADTDRVIEVWNKIDQLDEGNRERLLSDSADGRKAPPIAISAITGEGIAVLTGLIEQRVSGELETIDVTLAPSQLGQIDWLYRNGDVVKRTDNDDGSVSMTLQATASARDEIAARILRHGKH; from the coding sequence ATAGGGGGCGACAAGGCCCCCACGCGTGCTGTCGTCATTGTGCCGGTGCTTACGCGCCAGCCCAGGAATGACGACGACAGCGCACGTCCGCGCCTGGCGCGGTCATCAGAAGCCCGCCACGATGAAGCGGTCGGGCTGACGCGTGCCATCGATCTCGAACCCGTGCATACGGCAGTCGTCACGATCAACGACCCGCGACCTTCGACGCTGCTCGGCAGCGGCAAGGTCGAGGAATTCGCCGAGATCGTGAAGGAGCGCAAGGCGGAGCTGGTCATCGTCGACCATCCGCTGACGCCGGTCCAACAGCGCAATCTTGAAAAAGAGCTGAATGCCAAGGTGCTCGACCGCACCGGCCTGATCCTCGAGATCTTCGGCCGGCGCGCGCGCACCAAGGAGGGCACGCTGCAGGTCGAGCTTGCTCATCTGAATTACCAGAAGGGCCGGCTGGTTCGCAGCTGGACCCACCTGGAGCGTCAGCGCGGCGGCGCCGGCTTCCTTGGCGGCCCCGGCGAAACCCAGATCGAGGCCGACCGGCGCGCGCTCCAGGAAAAGATTCTCAAGCTCAAGCGCGAGCTCGAGACGGTGCGCCGCACCCGCGACCTGCATCGCGCCAAGCGCCGCAAGGTGCCGTTCCCGGTGGTCGCCATCGTCGGTTACACCAATGCGGGCAAATCGACGCTGTTCAACCGCCTGACTGGCGCCGGCGTTCTCGCCGAGGACATGTTGTTTGCCACGCTCGACCCGACGCTCAGGCGCGTGCGGCTGCCGCATGGCACGCCGATCATCCTGTCCGACACGGTGGGCTTCATCTCCGACCTGCCGACACATCTGATCGCAGCCTTCCGCGCCACGCTTGAAGAGGTGGTCGAAGCCGATCTCGTCATCCATTTGCGCGACATCTCCGACCCCGATACGGCGGCGCAGGCCGACGATGTCGAACGCATCCTTGCCGATCTCGGCGTCGATGCTGCCGACACCGACCGTGTCATCGAGGTGTGGAACAAGATCGACCAGCTCGACGAGGGCAACCGCGAGCGGCTGCTGTCCGACAGTGCCGATGGCCGCAAGGCCCCGCCGATTGCCATCTCGGCGATTACGGGCGAGGGGATTGCCGTTCTCACCGGGCTCATTGAGCAGCGCGTTTCCGGCGAGCTGGAGACCATCGACGTCACGCTGGCGCCAAGCCAGCTCGGCCAGATCGACTGGCTCTACCGCAATGGCGACGTGGTCAAGCGCACTGACAATGACGACGGCAGCGTGTCGATGACGCTTCAGGCGACAGCCTCCGCCCGCGACGAGATCGCGGCGCGCATCCTGAGGCACGGCAAGCACTGA
- a CDS encoding ATP12 family chaperone protein → MRDILSDLEAGDMLSDPNPMRRAQIQMRTPLPKRFYKEVSVAPVEGGHAVQLDGKPVRTPGKALLALPTAAAAQLVADEFAAQVESIDPFTMPVLRLANTAIDGVATDPQAVLEDILRFSSSDLLCYRADGPEKLVERQSEAWNPVLDWAHASLGARFVLAEGIVHVEQPREAIAALGVHLSQRKEPMRLAALHLMTTLTGSALLALAVDMGELSAEEAWSAAHVDEDWQIEHWGQDSEAIARRSNRKRDMLASVALLEALRGS, encoded by the coding sequence ATGCGAGACATACTGAGCGACCTCGAAGCCGGCGACATGCTGTCGGATCCGAACCCGATGCGCCGGGCGCAGATTCAGATGCGGACGCCGCTGCCCAAGCGCTTCTACAAGGAAGTGTCGGTCGCGCCGGTCGAGGGCGGCCACGCCGTCCAACTCGACGGCAAGCCGGTACGCACGCCTGGCAAGGCGCTGCTGGCCTTGCCGACGGCAGCTGCCGCACAGCTCGTCGCCGACGAGTTCGCGGCCCAGGTCGAGAGTATCGATCCTTTCACCATGCCGGTACTGCGCTTGGCCAACACGGCAATCGACGGTGTCGCCACCGACCCGCAGGCCGTGCTTGAGGATATCCTGCGCTTCTCTTCGTCGGACCTGCTCTGCTACCGCGCAGACGGCCCCGAAAAGTTGGTCGAGCGCCAGTCGGAAGCCTGGAATCCGGTACTTGACTGGGCACACGCCTCGCTCGGTGCGCGCTTCGTGCTCGCCGAAGGCATCGTGCATGTCGAGCAGCCGCGCGAGGCGATCGCCGCACTTGGCGTGCATCTGTCCCAGCGCAAGGAGCCGATGCGCCTTGCAGCACTGCATCTGATGACGACACTGACGGGCTCGGCGCTGCTGGCGCTCGCGGTGGACATGGGCGAACTCAGTGCCGAAGAAGCCTGGTCGGCCGCCCATGTCGACGAAGACTGGCAGATCGAGCACTGGGGTCAGGATTCCGAGGCCATCGCCCGCCGCTCCAACCGCAAGCGTGATATGCTGGCATCGGTGGCGCTGCTCGAAGCGTTGCGCGGCAGCTGA
- the crcB gene encoding fluoride efflux transporter CrcB encodes MLHLSLVAFGGAIGASLRHLVNLVSLRLFGPNFPWGTMLINIVGSFAMGLFVGWLARRAGTSNELRLFVATGIFGGFTTFSAFSLDFVTLWERGATISAFGYAFASVISAILALFLGLWLARSIG; translated from the coding sequence ATGCTTCATCTATCGCTCGTTGCATTCGGCGGTGCCATCGGTGCGTCGCTGCGCCATCTCGTCAATCTGGTCTCGCTGCGCCTGTTCGGTCCCAATTTCCCATGGGGCACGATGCTGATCAACATTGTCGGCTCTTTCGCCATGGGTCTGTTCGTCGGCTGGCTTGCCCGACGAGCCGGTACGTCGAACGAGCTTCGGCTGTTCGTCGCCACCGGAATATTCGGGGGCTTCACGACCTTTTCGGCTTTCTCGCTGGATTTTGTCACCCTCTGGGAGCGGGGAGCGACGATTTCGGCCTTCGGCTATGCGTTTGCCAGCGTCATATCAGCCATTCTGGCCCTGTTCCTGGGATTGTGGCTCGCAAGAAGCATCGGCTGA
- a CDS encoding DMT family transporter has protein sequence MTAAAQPLDRRDSIDSAAVAFMLLLTFSWGMNGVAAKLATLGFNPIFLNVARSGIAAAVVFLWCFWRSVPLFNKDGTLWSGILAGLLFGGEFILVFMALEFTTVGRSSLLINTMPFWVLVGAHFWLGERMTILKFSGLVLAFCGVAVVFSDRLGGEGASTLFGDMLGLTAGFLWAVTTLVVKGSRLSAAGAEKVLLYQLVVSSLMAIPLVPLSGPAIRDVTPVAVGALLFQAVYVVAFTYILWFWLMRRYPAAGLSSFAFLSPAFSVICGWLVLDEPLTWKIFLALGLIGAGLSLVNRPQRKRADVTE, from the coding sequence ATGACAGCAGCAGCCCAGCCTCTTGATCGCCGCGACAGCATCGACTCTGCTGCTGTCGCCTTCATGCTTCTGCTCACCTTCTCCTGGGGCATGAACGGTGTTGCCGCCAAGCTCGCCACCCTCGGGTTCAACCCGATCTTCCTTAATGTCGCCCGCTCGGGCATCGCGGCGGCGGTGGTGTTCCTGTGGTGCTTCTGGCGCAGTGTTCCGCTGTTCAACAAGGACGGCACGCTGTGGAGCGGCATCCTCGCCGGGCTGCTCTTCGGCGGCGAGTTCATCCTTGTGTTCATGGCGCTCGAGTTCACCACGGTCGGGCGCAGCTCGCTGCTGATCAACACGATGCCGTTCTGGGTGCTTGTCGGTGCACATTTCTGGCTCGGCGAGCGCATGACGATCCTGAAGTTCAGCGGCCTTGTGCTGGCCTTCTGCGGCGTGGCGGTGGTCTTTTCCGACAGGCTTGGCGGCGAGGGCGCTTCGACCCTGTTCGGTGACATGCTCGGCCTGACCGCCGGCTTCCTCTGGGCGGTAACCACCTTGGTGGTCAAGGGATCTCGACTGTCGGCCGCGGGAGCGGAGAAGGTCCTGCTCTATCAGCTGGTCGTCTCGTCGCTGATGGCGATACCGCTGGTGCCGCTTTCTGGCCCAGCAATCCGTGATGTGACACCGGTGGCCGTTGGCGCGTTGCTGTTCCAGGCTGTTTATGTCGTTGCCTTCACCTATATTCTGTGGTTCTGGCTGATGCGGCGATATCCGGCGGCGGGTCTCTCGAGCTTTGCCTTTCTGTCGCCGGCATTCAGCGTCATTTGCGGCTGGCTGGTGCTTGACGAGCCCCTGACCTGGAAGATTTTTCTGGCGCTCGGCCTGATTGGCGCCGGGCTGAGCCTGGTGAACCGGCCGCAGCGAAAACGCGCTGACGTAACGGAGTAG
- a CDS encoding GMC family oxidoreductase yields the protein MPAPYGLNDDSVVVIIGSGAGGGTLGNELAQKGIDVVILEAGPRIEYEDFVNDEWDSFAQLAWLDNRTTGGGWRVHKDFPNLPAWIVKAVGGTTTHWAGASLRFQEHEFKALTNYGKVEGANLLDWPITLADLEPYYAKAEDKMGVTRTNGIEGLPGNNNFKVFKAGADKLGYKECHTGRMAINSAERDGRMGCQQTGFCFQGCKWGAKWSTLYTEIPKGEATGKLEVRPNSHVLKIEHDDSGKVTSVVYADKEGKTQSQKARIVCVAGNSIESPRILLNSASSKYPDGLANSSGQVGKNYMRHTTGSVYAVFEKPVHFWRGTIMAGIVRDEARHDPSRGFVGGYELETLSLGLPFMAAFLDPGGWGRSFTSALDHYDRMAGMWIVGEDMPQEQNAVKLHGELKDKYGMPIPDVWFTDHPNDVAMRNHAYKQGMAMYDAVGATRTFPTPPYPSTHNLGTNRMSEKASDGVVNKWGQTHDIKNLFVSDGSQFTTGAAENPTLTIVTLAIRQADYIAEQMGAKSI from the coding sequence ATGCCTGCACCTTATGGTCTCAACGACGATAGCGTCGTCGTCATCATCGGCTCCGGAGCCGGCGGCGGCACGCTTGGCAACGAACTCGCCCAAAAGGGCATCGACGTCGTCATTCTCGAAGCCGGCCCGCGCATCGAATATGAGGACTTCGTCAACGACGAATGGGACTCCTTCGCCCAACTCGCCTGGCTCGACAATCGAACCACAGGCGGCGGTTGGCGCGTGCACAAGGACTTTCCCAATCTGCCAGCTTGGATCGTCAAGGCGGTAGGCGGCACGACCACGCACTGGGCGGGCGCGTCGCTGCGGTTCCAGGAGCATGAGTTCAAGGCACTGACAAACTACGGCAAGGTAGAGGGGGCCAATCTTCTCGACTGGCCGATCACGCTCGCCGACCTCGAGCCCTACTACGCCAAGGCCGAGGACAAGATGGGCGTGACCCGCACCAACGGCATCGAAGGCCTGCCCGGCAACAACAATTTCAAGGTGTTCAAGGCCGGAGCCGACAAGCTCGGCTACAAGGAGTGCCACACTGGTCGCATGGCTATCAACTCGGCCGAACGCGACGGTCGCATGGGCTGCCAACAGACGGGGTTCTGCTTCCAGGGCTGCAAATGGGGCGCCAAGTGGTCGACGCTCTACACCGAAATTCCCAAGGGTGAGGCGACGGGCAAGCTGGAGGTCAGGCCCAACAGCCATGTGCTCAAGATTGAGCATGACGACAGCGGCAAGGTGACGTCAGTCGTTTATGCCGACAAGGAAGGCAAGACGCAGAGCCAGAAAGCGCGCATCGTCTGCGTCGCCGGCAACTCGATCGAAAGCCCGCGCATCCTGCTCAACTCGGCGTCGTCGAAGTATCCCGACGGGCTTGCCAATTCGTCGGGGCAGGTGGGCAAGAACTACATGCGCCACACCACGGGCTCGGTCTACGCCGTATTCGAGAAGCCGGTGCATTTCTGGCGCGGCACGATCATGGCGGGCATCGTCCGGGACGAGGCGAGGCACGATCCGTCGCGCGGTTTCGTCGGCGGTTACGAACTCGAGACGCTGTCGCTCGGACTGCCGTTCATGGCGGCGTTCCTCGACCCCGGCGGCTGGGGCCGGTCTTTCACTTCGGCGCTCGATCACTACGACCGCATGGCCGGCATGTGGATCGTCGGCGAGGACATGCCGCAGGAGCAGAATGCGGTGAAGCTGCATGGCGAGCTGAAGGACAAATATGGCATGCCGATCCCCGACGTGTGGTTCACCGACCATCCCAATGACGTCGCCATGCGCAACCACGCCTACAAGCAGGGCATGGCGATGTATGACGCGGTCGGCGCCACCAGGACGTTCCCGACGCCGCCATACCCCTCGACCCACAATCTCGGCACCAACCGCATGAGCGAGAAGGCGTCCGACGGCGTGGTCAACAAATGGGGCCAGACGCATGATATCAAGAACCTGTTTGTCTCCGACGGCAGCCAGTTCACCACCGGAGCTGCCGAGAACCCGACGCTGACGATCGTTACCCTGGCCATCCGCCAGGCCGACTACATCGCCGAGCAGATGGGCGCGAAGAGCATCTGA
- a CDS encoding glutamine synthetase beta-grasp domain-containing protein, whose amino-acid sequence MTKYKLEYIWLDGYKPTPNLRGKTQVKEFAEFPKLEQLPYWGFDGSSTMQAEGKSSDCVLKPVAVYPDPARKNGVLVMCEVMMPDGVTPHASNTRATVLEDDGAWFGFEQEYFFYKDGRPLGFPESGFPAPQGEYYTGVGYKNVGSIARQIVEEHLDLCLEAGINHEGINAEVAKGQWEFQIFGKGSKKAADEIWLARYLLQRLTEKYEIDIEYHCKPLGDTDWNGSGMHANFSTAYMRETGGKAYFEALMAAFGEARADHIAVYGPDNHLRLTGKHETASINVFTWGVADRGASVRVPHSFVRDDYRGYLEDRRPNSQGDPYQIASQILKTISTVPTDVETRAAA is encoded by the coding sequence ATGACGAAGTACAAGCTCGAGTACATTTGGCTGGACGGATACAAGCCGACCCCGAACCTTCGCGGCAAGACGCAGGTCAAGGAGTTCGCTGAATTCCCGAAGCTCGAGCAACTCCCTTACTGGGGCTTCGATGGCAGCTCGACCATGCAGGCCGAAGGCAAAAGCTCGGATTGTGTCCTGAAGCCCGTCGCCGTCTATCCCGATCCCGCGCGCAAGAACGGCGTGCTCGTCATGTGCGAAGTGATGATGCCCGATGGTGTCACCCCGCACGCCTCGAACACCCGCGCTACCGTGCTTGAGGACGACGGCGCCTGGTTCGGCTTTGAACAGGAATACTTCTTCTACAAGGACGGCCGTCCGCTCGGGTTCCCCGAGAGCGGTTTCCCGGCTCCGCAGGGCGAGTACTACACCGGCGTCGGCTACAAGAATGTCGGCAGCATCGCCCGCCAGATCGTCGAGGAGCATCTCGACCTGTGCCTCGAGGCCGGCATCAACCACGAAGGTATCAATGCCGAGGTGGCGAAGGGCCAGTGGGAGTTCCAGATTTTCGGCAAGGGTTCGAAGAAGGCGGCCGACGAGATCTGGCTGGCCCGCTATCTGCTGCAGCGCCTGACCGAGAAGTACGAGATCGACATCGAGTACCACTGCAAGCCGCTCGGAGACACCGACTGGAACGGTTCGGGCATGCACGCCAACTTCTCGACCGCCTATATGCGCGAGACTGGTGGCAAGGCCTATTTCGAAGCGCTCATGGCAGCCTTCGGCGAGGCTCGCGCCGATCACATTGCCGTCTACGGCCCTGACAATCACCTGCGCCTGACCGGCAAGCACGAGACGGCCTCGATCAACGTCTTCACCTGGGGCGTGGCCGACCGCGGCGCCTCGGTCCGCGTGCCGCACAGTTTCGTGCGCGACGACTATCGCGGTTATCTCGAGGATCGCCGCCCGAACTCGCAGGGCGACCCTTACCAGATCGCCTCGCAAATCCTGAAGACGATCTCTACGGTTCCGACCGACGTCGAGACCCGGGCCGCTGCCTAA
- a CDS encoding twin-arginine translocation pathway signal encodes MVTIYQGRPGLSRRELLKRGTAAGALLIISGSAVLSAGEAWGLESTALKPETVATLIQMARDVYPHDQVPDKFYAIAIKSHDELAGKDPAHKELIEKGIADLDQKAGAGGYTGLGWEDQRVAVLRQIESTPFFQAVRGGLVVGLYNQKELWPIFGYEGESYSKGGYIARGFDDIEWL; translated from the coding sequence ATGGTGACGATCTATCAAGGCAGGCCTGGCCTGTCGCGGCGTGAGCTGCTCAAGCGGGGCACAGCCGCCGGCGCTCTGCTCATCATCAGTGGCTCTGCCGTACTCAGCGCCGGCGAGGCCTGGGGGCTCGAAAGCACTGCGCTCAAACCCGAAACCGTGGCGACGCTGATCCAGATGGCACGCGATGTCTATCCGCACGACCAGGTGCCGGACAAGTTCTACGCCATCGCGATCAAGAGCCATGACGAGCTCGCCGGCAAGGACCCGGCCCACAAGGAGCTGATCGAGAAAGGCATCGCCGATCTCGATCAGAAGGCCGGCGCCGGCGGGTACACGGGCCTTGGCTGGGAAGACCAGCGCGTCGCCGTCCTCCGGCAGATCGAAAGCACCCCGTTCTTCCAGGCTGTCAGGGGCGGGCTCGTCGTCGGGCTCTACAATCAGAAGGAGCTGTGGCCGATCTTTGGCTACGAAGGCGAGTCCTACTCCAAGGGCGGATACATCGCGCGCGGCTTCGACGACATCGAGTGGCTCTGA